Proteins encoded in a region of the Mucilaginibacter sabulilitoris genome:
- a CDS encoding DUF4256 domain-containing protein: MSNNKLSSEQQEQLFGILKARFEKNIGRHSGLDWAGVQARLEADPKKLWSLNEMEITGGEPDVIAHNRDTGAYIFYDCSAESPKGRRSFCYDHEALEARKEHKPENSAVEMARDMGIELLTEEQYRELQKFGKFDLKTSSWVKTSADIRKLGGATFCDRRYNTVFLYHNGAESYYAARGFRGWLSV, from the coding sequence ATGAGTAACAACAAATTATCGTCAGAACAGCAGGAACAACTATTTGGCATACTGAAAGCCCGTTTTGAAAAAAACATAGGCCGCCATTCTGGTTTAGATTGGGCCGGCGTACAGGCACGGCTGGAAGCTGATCCCAAAAAATTGTGGTCGCTCAATGAAATGGAAATAACCGGGGGCGAACCGGATGTAATTGCCCATAACAGAGACACAGGTGCCTACATTTTTTATGATTGCTCGGCAGAAAGCCCGAAAGGCCGCAGAAGTTTTTGTTACGATCATGAAGCTCTGGAGGCAAGAAAAGAACACAAACCCGAAAACAGCGCTGTTGAAATGGCTCGTGATATGGGCATTGAGCTTTTAACGGAAGAACAATATCGCGAATTGCAAAAATTTGGAAAGTTTGATTTGAAGACCTCGAGCTGGGTGAAAACATCTGCCGATATCAGGAAACTTGGCGGAGCTACCTTTTGTGATCGTCGCTACAATACGGTCTTCCTTTATCACAACGGGGCAGAATCTTACTATGCCGCCAGGGGCTTCCGCGGTTGGTTAAGCGTTTGA
- a CDS encoding IS3 family transposase, with protein MIIKQDYPQLSWEVLCRLFGKTRHAHYDHLWRAQNDSLKEDIILQLVYETRDSLPRLGTRKMIHMLAPRLKSHGIVVGRDYLFDLLGVHKLLIRQRKKKAYTTDSRHWMHKYNNLVKDLPVARPEQVWVSDMTYIRVMNQWGYLSLITDAFSRKIMGYCFRDDMLAQGCLEALQMALNNRIYHDRLLIHHSDRGSQYCSKDYVNVLLFHGVQISMTQNGDPYENALAERMNGIIKEEFNLYSSSLNFEQTRQKIEKSIKTYNEVRPHGSCDYLTPSQAHTQQHALKRRWKSYQRKWQKENPVVKAV; from the coding sequence ATGATAATTAAGCAAGATTATCCCCAGTTAAGCTGGGAGGTTCTTTGCAGGCTGTTTGGCAAGACCCGTCATGCCCATTACGATCATTTATGGAGAGCGCAGAATGATTCTTTGAAAGAAGACATCATCCTGCAGTTGGTTTATGAGACCAGGGACTCACTTCCCCGTCTGGGAACCCGAAAAATGATACACATGCTGGCTCCCCGGTTAAAATCCCATGGTATTGTTGTAGGCAGGGATTATTTATTTGATTTGCTGGGCGTTCATAAGCTATTGATCCGGCAACGTAAAAAGAAGGCTTATACAACAGATTCCAGGCATTGGATGCATAAATACAATAACCTAGTAAAAGATTTGCCGGTAGCAAGGCCAGAGCAGGTTTGGGTAAGTGATATGACTTATATCAGGGTAATGAATCAATGGGGCTATTTGTCGCTGATCACAGACGCTTTCTCCAGGAAGATTATGGGTTATTGCTTCCGTGACGATATGCTGGCGCAAGGCTGCCTAGAGGCGTTGCAAATGGCTTTAAATAACCGCATATACCATGACCGCCTGCTTATCCATCATTCTGACAGGGGATCACAGTACTGCTCGAAAGACTATGTAAACGTGCTCCTGTTTCACGGTGTACAAATCAGCATGACACAAAACGGAGATCCATATGAGAATGCATTGGCCGAGCGGATGAACGGGATTATTAAAGAAGAGTTCAATCTCTATAGCAGCTCGCTGAACTTTGAACAGACCCGGCAGAAAATAGAAAAAAGTATCAAGACTTACAACGAGGTCAGGCCACATGGCAGTTGTGACTATCTAACGCCAAGTCAGGCGCATACTCAGCAGCATGCACTTAAAAGGCGTTGGAAAAGCTATCAGCGAAAATGGCAAAAAGAAAACCCTGTAGTTAAGGCTGTCTAA
- a CDS encoding DoxX family protein yields the protein MMKRNKIIYWIFTIWLALGMLSTGLVQLFRAKAGQGGVDSITHLGYPVYFLTIMGIWKFLGVITVLIPKFPLLKEWAYAGFFFAMSGAIFSHIALGDSVKEIFPALLLLILTAISWYFRPAERKIMSANQ from the coding sequence ATGATGAAGAGAAATAAAATTATCTATTGGATTTTTACTATCTGGCTTGCATTAGGAATGCTATCGACCGGATTAGTACAGTTATTCAGGGCTAAAGCCGGTCAGGGAGGTGTGGATAGCATTACACATCTGGGCTATCCGGTTTATTTTCTGACTATAATGGGTATCTGGAAATTTTTGGGCGTTATAACGGTACTTATTCCTAAATTTCCTTTATTAAAGGAATGGGCTTATGCAGGCTTCTTCTTTGCCATGTCGGGAGCGATATTTTCGCATATCGCATTGGGCGATTCAGTTAAGGAAATATTTCCGGCCTTGCTATTACTTATCCTGACTGCAATATCGTGGTATTTCCGGCCGGCCGAAAGAAAAATTATGTCAGCCAATCAATAA
- a CDS encoding VOC family protein: MAHVSIYLNFSGNAEEAFNHYKKIFGTEFSNPLMRFKDMPPQDGGQPLPEADKNKVMHVALPILGGLEIMATDMLESMGQKLVEGNNFTISLNPDTRDEADRLYDELSEGGTEAVAPHDEFWGYWGTCKDRFGIRWMFNIITQQQ; encoded by the coding sequence ATGGCACACGTATCAATTTATTTAAACTTTAGTGGCAATGCCGAAGAAGCATTTAACCACTACAAAAAAATTTTCGGAACAGAGTTTTCTAATCCATTAATGCGGTTTAAAGACATGCCGCCCCAGGATGGAGGACAACCACTACCAGAAGCCGACAAAAACAAGGTAATGCATGTTGCGCTACCCATACTTGGCGGCCTGGAGATAATGGCTACCGACATGCTGGAAAGCATGGGGCAAAAATTGGTAGAAGGGAACAATTTTACCATCAGTTTAAACCCCGACACGAGGGATGAAGCCGACAGATTGTACGACGAGCTATCGGAAGGCGGAACAGAAGCAGTGGCGCCACATGATGAATTCTGGGGATATTGGGGCACCTGCAAAGACCGTTTTGGCATCCGCTGGATGTTCAATATTATTACACAGCAGCAATAA
- a CDS encoding SRPBCC domain-containing protein, whose amino-acid sequence MERKTKINAEEGKQELVITREFDLPLELLFKAYVEAEIVEQWMGTKVLRLENKKYGGYSFETSDAKGNVVFRANGTIHEFSSNKKIIRTFEMENAPFGVQLELLQFEQLTADTSKLIIHTIYESVAKRDQLLKLPFAQGINMAHNRLEEIVNKSK is encoded by the coding sequence ATGGAAAGAAAAACAAAGATCAATGCCGAAGAGGGCAAGCAGGAATTAGTGATTACAAGGGAATTTGATTTACCGCTGGAATTACTTTTTAAAGCATATGTAGAGGCCGAAATTGTTGAACAATGGATGGGAACTAAAGTGCTGAGGCTTGAAAATAAAAAGTATGGTGGTTATTCTTTTGAAACATCAGATGCTAAAGGGAATGTAGTATTCCGGGCCAACGGAACAATCCATGAGTTTAGTTCAAACAAAAAAATCATCCGGACATTTGAAATGGAGAATGCCCCTTTCGGTGTACAGTTGGAACTGCTGCAATTTGAACAGCTTACCGCCGATACCAGCAAACTCATAATACACACTATATATGAATCGGTAGCAAAAAGAGACCAGCTGCTGAAGTTACCATTTGCGCAGGGCATCAACATGGCACATAACCGGTTAGAAGAAATAGTAAACAAATCAAAATAA
- a CDS encoding YdeI/OmpD-associated family protein, with amino-acid sequence MNPKVDFYFNKDNKWHEELEQLRTIILDCGLTEELKWGTPCYTYQQSNIVLIHVFKDYCALLFFKGALLNDTKGILIQQTENVQSARQIRFTNVGEIMKMKPALKAYIFEAIEVEKVGLKVTFKKTRDFAICDEFQQKLDNMPALKTAFEALTQGRQRAYLLHFSTPKQSKTRESRVEKYIPQILSGKGIND; translated from the coding sequence ATGAACCCAAAGGTTGATTTTTATTTTAATAAGGACAATAAATGGCATGAAGAGCTGGAGCAATTGAGAACAATCATTCTTGATTGTGGCCTCACCGAAGAATTGAAGTGGGGCACTCCTTGTTACACGTATCAGCAAAGTAACATTGTTTTAATACATGTATTTAAAGACTACTGCGCGCTTTTGTTTTTTAAAGGCGCCCTCCTTAATGATACCAAAGGCATCCTGATACAGCAAACCGAGAATGTACAATCGGCGCGACAAATCAGGTTTACCAATGTTGGGGAAATTATGAAGATGAAGCCCGCCCTGAAAGCTTATATTTTTGAAGCCATTGAAGTAGAAAAAGTTGGATTGAAGGTTACTTTTAAAAAGACCAGGGATTTTGCCATTTGCGACGAATTCCAACAAAAATTAGATAACATGCCTGCCCTGAAAACTGCTTTTGAGGCACTAACCCAGGGAAGGCAAAGAGCATACCTGCTGCATTTCTCTACCCCCAAACAATCCAAAACTCGCGAGTCGCGGGTTGAAAAATATATCCCGCAAATTTTGAGTGGAAAAGGAATAAATGATTGA
- a CDS encoding ArsR/SmtB family transcription factor yields the protein MNLRRDVFQAIADPTRRAILLLVATHSMTAGAIAANFDTARPTVSKHLQILTECELLKQEQTGREIHYHINAKKMKEIAEFIEPFREMWDDRFNKLEAIMKNYLPKK from the coding sequence ATGAATTTAAGACGCGACGTATTCCAAGCCATTGCCGACCCCACAAGGCGGGCCATACTGCTGCTGGTTGCTACACATTCTATGACTGCCGGTGCCATAGCTGCAAACTTTGACACCGCCCGGCCAACCGTTTCCAAACACCTCCAAATACTTACCGAGTGCGAATTGCTCAAACAAGAGCAAACCGGCCGGGAAATTCATTATCATATTAATGCAAAAAAAATGAAAGAAATAGCAGAATTTATTGAACCATTTCGCGAAATGTGGGATGACAGGTTTAACAAACTGGAAGCCATAATGAAAAACTATCTACCCAAAAAATAA
- a CDS encoding ABC transporter permease: MNTYTFHTNIYDLVFLGVIFIGLTFTLLLWCTKRINLAANRFLGLALATIVLWIVRVLGIDIRLGTYLPHWSWLPLQFSLTLGPLIFFYVLKITRPEYKFRPKDLLHFSPLLLEQGVLVFQVKESIKTGAATYNTLTFQQMSPVLHLAAFISVSTYLYWSFRLIEGFYQQLKFNHVRDRYRYELRWLYRLLTGFALLWLLWIPYAAADYFYYHGQMDIQTCYPLYLLLAIIFIRIAIVSFLRLDARVPVHAPFVSRPLPPVELKQKGTWLKKVVKETRYYEDPELSLGSLAEKLDLTPHELSRIINTVLKKSFNDFVNEYRIAEVIRKMQNPVYDRLTLLGIAFDSGFNSKTTFSRAFRRMTGKTPGEYSSDLKKEGSSYNLTPHSRPAAIISCHEVTPKWSYEKLTRNFMFRNYLKIAWRNTLHNKVYSMLNILGLAAGMAVALLIGLWVTNQYSYDRFLPGYKQLYQVEMNLTSQHNGTSTQTSIALPLTDVLKKEIPGIQYVAEADDIGHMNHGLWVGDKKLYMEGGAAGPEFFKIFQYPFIKGNANSALKDLYSIVLTESTAKALFGNADPMGKNVRFDNSQNMTVTGVIRDVPANATLQFNYLVPFAYSEATQGWIKDGRTKWTYNSFSAYVALEPGVTYEQIAPKIRDIVNKRSPEMRSLKPEVILHPLKDWHLYNEFKNGKVVGGFVEYVRLFSIIGMLVLAIACINFMNLSTARSEKRAREVGVRKAIGSARIDLVYQFLLESVLITFISFLLGLLLVQLALPAFNTLTRADVHIPYGNIGFWGIMIVFVCLLV; the protein is encoded by the coding sequence TTGAACACCTATACATTCCATACCAATATATATGACCTGGTCTTCCTGGGAGTGATATTTATTGGGCTGACTTTTACCCTGTTGTTGTGGTGCACCAAAAGGATTAACCTGGCTGCCAACAGGTTTCTTGGCCTGGCCCTGGCAACCATCGTTTTGTGGATAGTCCGGGTATTGGGCATTGATATCCGGTTGGGTACCTACCTTCCCCATTGGAGCTGGCTGCCGCTGCAATTTTCGCTGACACTTGGTCCACTGATCTTTTTTTATGTGCTTAAAATTACCCGGCCGGAATATAAATTCCGCCCAAAGGATCTGCTGCATTTCAGCCCCTTGTTGCTGGAACAGGGTGTCCTGGTGTTTCAAGTTAAGGAGAGTATAAAGACGGGGGCGGCTACATATAATACGCTGACCTTTCAGCAAATGAGCCCGGTATTGCACCTGGCGGCGTTTATTTCGGTCAGCACCTACTTGTATTGGTCTTTCAGGCTAATTGAAGGCTTTTATCAGCAGCTGAAATTTAATCATGTACGTGACCGGTACCGCTACGAATTGAGGTGGCTGTATCGCTTGCTGACGGGTTTCGCCCTGTTATGGCTATTGTGGATTCCGTATGCCGCCGCGGATTATTTTTATTATCATGGCCAGATGGATATCCAAACTTGTTATCCTTTGTATCTCCTTTTGGCAATAATCTTCATCCGAATTGCAATCGTGTCCTTTTTAAGGCTGGATGCCAGAGTGCCGGTCCATGCGCCTTTTGTTTCCAGGCCGTTGCCGCCTGTGGAACTGAAGCAAAAAGGTACCTGGCTGAAGAAAGTCGTTAAAGAAACCCGTTATTATGAGGACCCGGAATTAAGCTTAGGCTCATTGGCTGAAAAGCTTGACTTGACTCCCCATGAGTTATCCCGGATCATCAATACGGTGCTCAAAAAAAGCTTTAATGATTTCGTTAATGAATATCGTATTGCTGAGGTGATCCGGAAAATGCAGAACCCTGTTTATGACCGGCTAACCCTGCTGGGCATTGCTTTTGACTCAGGATTTAATTCAAAAACAACTTTTAGCCGGGCCTTTCGGCGAATGACCGGGAAAACCCCGGGAGAATACAGTAGCGATCTGAAAAAAGAGGGTTCATCTTATAACTTGACCCCTCATTCCCGCCCCGCTGCAATAATTTCGTGTCATGAAGTCACTCCCAAGTGGTCTTATGAGAAATTAACCCGCAATTTTATGTTTAGAAATTATTTAAAGATTGCCTGGCGCAATACGCTGCACAATAAAGTTTACAGCATGCTGAACATCCTCGGCCTGGCAGCCGGCATGGCCGTGGCACTCCTGATCGGTTTATGGGTGACTAACCAATATTCATATGATCGTTTTCTGCCAGGCTATAAACAATTATACCAGGTTGAAATGAACCTGACCTCGCAGCATAACGGCACGAGTACCCAAACTTCCATAGCTCTGCCACTGACTGATGTTTTAAAGAAAGAGATCCCCGGCATACAGTACGTTGCTGAAGCTGACGATATAGGCCACATGAACCACGGCCTTTGGGTCGGCGATAAAAAGCTGTACATGGAAGGAGGTGCTGCAGGGCCGGAATTCTTCAAAATATTTCAATATCCATTTATAAAAGGCAACGCCAATTCAGCGTTAAAAGATCTCTATTCGATAGTTTTGACCGAATCGACGGCAAAAGCGTTGTTTGGCAATGCCGATCCGATGGGGAAAAATGTGCGGTTTGATAATTCGCAGAACATGACGGTAACAGGTGTTATACGCGATGTCCCTGCCAATGCTACGCTGCAATTCAACTATCTTGTGCCCTTTGCCTACTCAGAAGCCACCCAGGGCTGGATCAAAGATGGTCGTACCAAGTGGACTTACAATTCATTCTCTGCCTACGTGGCGCTGGAGCCGGGCGTGACATACGAGCAGATCGCTCCAAAGATCAGGGATATCGTCAATAAAAGAAGCCCGGAGATGCGGTCGTTAAAGCCTGAGGTGATACTGCATCCTTTAAAGGACTGGCATTTATATAACGAGTTTAAAAATGGCAAAGTTGTTGGCGGCTTTGTAGAATATGTGCGTTTGTTCAGCATTATCGGTATGCTGGTATTGGCCATAGCTTGTATCAATTTCATGAACCTTTCTACTGCCAGGTCTGAAAAAAGGGCAAGGGAAGTTGGCGTACGCAAAGCCATCGGCTCGGCGCGTATCGATCTGGTTTACCAGTTTTTGCTGGAGTCTGTCCTGATCACTTTTATATCGTTCCTGCTGGGTTTGCTGCTGGTTCAGCTGGCTTTGCCGGCATTCAATACGCTGACGCGTGCCGATGTCCATATTCCTTATGGCAATATCGGGTTCTGGGGTATTATGATTGTATTTGTCTGTTTACTGGTTTGA